In Streptomyces canus, one DNA window encodes the following:
- a CDS encoding SDR family NAD(P)-dependent oxidoreductase, protein MTRNVIISGGGTGIGLAAAQVFAAEGDRVLLLGRRAEVLEKAGVPGALTYAADLGDVDEVREVVGFVERELGTVDVLIHSAGGTGQLEPPVDSSDPLDAVAHNWTVNFRLNLLTAALLTEGLKERLASPGGRVLFVSSIAAYRGSGSGAYGAAKAGLHPYAHDLARELGPRGITANVVAPGYIEETEFFGGAMDPARRERLVNDTLNGRAGTPGDVAATLHWLASHGAGHVTSQVVQVNGGAERGR, encoded by the coding sequence ATGACTCGCAACGTGATCATCAGCGGTGGCGGTACGGGAATCGGACTCGCGGCGGCGCAGGTGTTCGCCGCGGAAGGGGACCGGGTGCTGTTGCTCGGCCGGCGTGCCGAGGTGCTCGAGAAGGCCGGGGTGCCCGGCGCCCTGACGTACGCCGCCGATCTCGGTGACGTCGACGAGGTGCGCGAGGTCGTCGGGTTCGTGGAGCGTGAACTCGGGACCGTGGACGTGCTGATCCACAGCGCCGGGGGTACCGGGCAGCTCGAGCCGCCCGTCGACAGTTCTGATCCGCTCGATGCCGTCGCGCACAACTGGACCGTGAACTTCCGGCTCAATCTGCTGACCGCGGCACTGCTCACCGAGGGGTTGAAGGAGCGGCTCGCCTCGCCGGGCGGGCGCGTGCTGTTCGTGAGTTCCATCGCCGCGTACCGGGGGTCCGGGAGCGGGGCGTACGGGGCGGCGAAGGCGGGGCTGCATCCGTACGCCCATGATCTCGCGCGGGAGTTGGGACCGCGGGGGATCACCGCGAATGTGGTCGCGCCGGGGTACATCGAGGAGACGGAGTTCTTCGGCGGGGCCATGGATCCCGCTCGGCGGGAACGGCTCGTCAACGACACGTTGAACGGGCGGGCCGGGACGCCGGGGGATGTCGCCGCGACGCTTCATTGGCTGGCGTCCCACGGGGCGGGGCATGTGACTTCGCAGGTCGTGCAGGTCAATGGCGGGGCTGAGCGGGGGCGGTGA
- a CDS encoding mechanosensitive ion channel family protein — translation MENVLRPLIVVGGSVLLTLVIGWATDLLLRKADARHSETPMWGLLRRGRIPYQLVLCGAMLRGSFDQARMLERHSAGIGQTLTLVLIGSAAWLVIRIAAAIVETTYTRYARVHRDPARVRRVRTQVTLIMRVVAATVGVVAVAAMLLTFPAMRAAGASLLASAGILGIVAGVAAQSTLSNMFAGLQIAFGDMVRIGDTVVVDGEWGTVEEITLTFLTVRTWDERRITMPVSYFTSKPFENWSRGTPQMTGIVFWHVDHTAPVELMRERLRDILRECPAWDGRDYGLAVTDTTPNTMQVRALVTAKDADDIWTVRVTVREQMIRWLTDHHPYALPRVNTADATMAPGFRSRDGHRPDGAHSGVPARRAHEAPRTGRG, via the coding sequence ATGGAGAACGTACTCCGCCCACTGATCGTGGTCGGCGGCTCGGTGCTGCTCACCCTGGTGATCGGCTGGGCCACCGACCTTCTGCTGCGCAAGGCCGACGCACGCCACAGCGAGACCCCGATGTGGGGTCTGCTGCGCCGTGGTCGCATCCCCTACCAGCTCGTGCTGTGCGGGGCGATGCTCAGAGGGTCCTTCGACCAGGCGAGGATGCTGGAGCGGCACAGCGCCGGTATCGGGCAGACGCTGACGCTGGTTCTGATCGGGTCGGCCGCGTGGCTGGTGATCCGAATCGCCGCCGCGATCGTGGAGACGACGTACACCCGCTACGCGCGCGTGCACCGCGACCCCGCCCGGGTGCGGCGGGTCCGCACCCAGGTCACGCTGATCATGCGGGTGGTCGCCGCGACCGTCGGCGTGGTGGCCGTGGCCGCGATGCTGCTGACGTTCCCCGCGATGCGCGCGGCCGGTGCCTCGCTGCTGGCCTCCGCCGGAATCCTCGGCATCGTCGCCGGTGTCGCCGCCCAGTCGACGCTCAGCAACATGTTCGCCGGGCTGCAGATCGCCTTCGGTGACATGGTGCGCATCGGCGACACCGTGGTGGTGGACGGCGAGTGGGGCACGGTCGAGGAGATCACGCTGACCTTCCTGACGGTACGGACCTGGGACGAGCGCCGGATCACCATGCCGGTGTCGTACTTCACCTCGAAGCCGTTCGAGAACTGGTCCCGCGGCACCCCGCAGATGACCGGCATCGTCTTCTGGCACGTCGATCACACGGCCCCGGTGGAGCTGATGCGCGAGCGGCTGCGGGACATCCTCCGCGAGTGCCCGGCCTGGGACGGCCGCGACTACGGCCTCGCCGTCACCGACACCACCCCGAACACCATGCAGGTACGAGCCCTGGTGACCGCCAAGGACGCCGACGACATCTGGACGGTACGGGTCACGGTCCGCGAGCAGATGATCCGCTGGCTGACGGACCACCACCCGTACGCCCTGCCCCGGGTCAACACCGCGGACGCGACGATGGCGCCGGGATTCCGGTCGAGGGACGGCCATCGTCCGGACGGCGCCCACTCCGGCGTGCCCGCCCGTCGCGCCCACGAGGCGCCTCGGACGGGCCGCGGCTGA
- a CDS encoding dienelactone hydrolase family protein yields the protein MNIMLFHSTYGLRPAVRQAADRLREAGHEVWTPDLFEGRMFETVEEGMAFNAEIGKDELLKRAVLAAAPYSERGLVYSGFSLGASIAQTLALGDEKARGLLLLHGTSDIAPNATADELPVQLHVAEPDPFETDDWLSAWYLQMGRTGADVEIYRYAGAGHLYTDPGLPDYDEEAAEATWRVALGFLGTL from the coding sequence ATGAACATCATGCTCTTTCACTCGACCTACGGCCTCCGGCCCGCCGTCCGTCAGGCCGCCGACCGGCTGCGGGAGGCCGGCCACGAGGTGTGGACGCCGGACCTCTTCGAGGGGCGCATGTTCGAGACGGTCGAGGAGGGCATGGCCTTCAACGCGGAGATCGGCAAGGACGAGCTGCTCAAGCGGGCCGTCCTGGCCGCCGCGCCCTACTCCGAGCGCGGCCTCGTCTACTCCGGCTTCTCGCTCGGCGCCTCGATCGCGCAGACCCTCGCCCTCGGTGACGAGAAGGCCCGCGGCCTGCTGCTCCTGCACGGCACGTCGGACATCGCGCCGAACGCGACCGCGGACGAGCTGCCGGTCCAGCTGCACGTGGCCGAGCCGGACCCCTTCGAGACCGACGACTGGCTGAGCGCCTGGTATCTCCAGATGGGCCGCACCGGCGCCGATGTCGAGATCTACAGATACGCCGGGGCCGGTCATCTCTACACCGACCCCGGCCTCCCGGACTACGACGAGGAGGCCGCCGAGGCCACCTGGCGGGTGGCCCTCGGCTTCCTGGGGACGCTCTAG
- a CDS encoding alkaline phosphatase D family protein encodes MTSRQRSAESNSLSPRRRTVVKAAAATAVLAAPLAAALPARAADEAPAFLHGVASGDPLPDGVLLWTRVTPTAEAVPGSGLGPDTEVGWVVARDKAFTTVVAKGSVTATAASDHTVKADVRGLAPATDYWFRFSAGGTESPAARTRTAPAADAAVANLRFGVVSCANWEAGYFSSYRHLATRGDLDAWLHLGDYIYEYGTGGYGTRDTVVRPHAPTHEILTLADYRIRHGKYKTDPDLQALHTVAPVVAIWDDHEFANDAWSGGAENHTEGTEGAWSARQAAAKQAYFEWMPVRPAIAGTTYRRLRFGKLADLSLLDLRSYRSQQVTVGNGSVDDPDRTITGRAQLDWLKAGLKSSDTTWRLVGNSVMISPFAIGSLSADLLKPLAELLGLPKEGLALNTDQWDGYTDDRRELLAHLRSNAIRNTVFLTGDIHMAWANDVPVDAGTYPLSASAATEFVVTSVTSDNLDDLLKVPEGTVTALAAPVIQVANRHVHWVDTDRHGYGVLDITADRAQMDYYVLSDKTKANATSSWARSYRTRTGTQKVERTYTPV; translated from the coding sequence GTGACCAGTAGACAGAGATCAGCCGAGAGCAACTCCCTGTCCCCGCGCCGCCGTACGGTCGTCAAGGCCGCGGCGGCCACCGCTGTCCTCGCCGCCCCGCTCGCCGCCGCCCTGCCGGCCCGAGCTGCCGACGAGGCCCCCGCCTTCCTGCACGGCGTCGCCTCCGGCGACCCGCTCCCGGACGGCGTCCTGCTGTGGACCCGGGTGACCCCGACCGCCGAGGCCGTGCCCGGTTCCGGGCTCGGCCCGGACACCGAGGTCGGCTGGGTCGTCGCCAGGGACAAGGCCTTCACGACCGTCGTCGCCAAGGGGTCCGTCACCGCGACGGCCGCCTCCGACCACACCGTCAAGGCGGACGTCCGCGGCCTCGCCCCCGCCACCGACTACTGGTTCCGCTTCTCGGCGGGCGGCACCGAGTCCCCGGCGGCGCGCACCCGCACCGCGCCGGCGGCGGACGCGGCCGTCGCGAACCTCCGCTTCGGCGTGGTCTCCTGCGCCAACTGGGAGGCGGGCTACTTCTCCTCGTACCGCCACCTCGCGACCCGCGGCGACCTGGACGCCTGGCTGCACCTGGGCGACTACATCTACGAGTACGGCACCGGCGGGTACGGCACGCGCGACACCGTCGTACGACCGCACGCGCCGACCCACGAGATCCTCACCCTCGCCGACTACCGGATCCGGCACGGCAAGTACAAGACGGACCCGGACCTCCAGGCCCTGCACACGGTCGCCCCGGTCGTCGCGATCTGGGACGACCACGAGTTCGCCAACGACGCCTGGTCGGGCGGTGCCGAGAACCACACCGAGGGCACGGAGGGCGCCTGGTCGGCCCGTCAGGCAGCCGCCAAGCAGGCCTACTTCGAATGGATGCCGGTACGTCCGGCGATCGCGGGCACCACCTACCGCCGGCTGCGGTTCGGCAAGCTCGCCGACCTCTCGCTGCTCGACCTGCGGTCCTACCGCTCGCAGCAGGTCACCGTGGGCAACGGCTCGGTGGACGACCCCGATCGCACGATCACCGGCCGCGCGCAGCTGGACTGGCTCAAGGCGGGGCTGAAGTCCTCCGACACGACCTGGCGCCTGGTCGGCAACTCCGTGATGATCTCGCCGTTCGCGATCGGCTCGCTCTCCGCCGATCTGCTGAAGCCGCTCGCCGAGCTGCTGGGCCTGCCGAAGGAGGGCCTCGCCCTCAACACCGACCAATGGGACGGCTACACGGACGACCGCCGCGAGCTGCTGGCCCACCTGCGCTCCAACGCCATCCGCAACACCGTCTTCCTGACCGGCGACATCCACATGGCGTGGGCCAACGACGTGCCGGTGGACGCCGGCACCTACCCGCTGTCGGCCTCCGCCGCCACGGAGTTCGTCGTCACCTCGGTGACCTCCGACAACCTCGACGACCTCCTGAAGGTCCCCGAGGGCACGGTCACCGCCCTCGCCGCGCCGGTCATCCAGGTCGCCAACCGGCACGTCCACTGGGTCGACACCGACCGCCACGGCTACGGCGTCCTGGACATCACCGCCGACCGGGCGCAGATGGACTACTACGTGCTGTCCGACAAGACCAAGGCGAACGCGACCTCGTCCTGGGCGCGTTCGTACCGCACGCGGACCGGCACACAGAAGGTCGAGCGGACGTACACCCCCGTCTAG